The following proteins are co-located in the Chiroxiphia lanceolata isolate bChiLan1 chromosome 7, bChiLan1.pri, whole genome shotgun sequence genome:
- the LOC116789685 gene encoding cytochrome P450 20A1 isoform X3: MLKSLLRYQSSLNGDTGESHIRRKLYENSVTKSLQSNIALIQKLSEELLAKWLSLPEAQHVPLCQHMLGFAMKSVTQTAMGSSFEDDREVIRFRRHHDAIWSEIGKGFLDGSLDKNMTRKKHYEDALVEMESVLRKVTKERRGRSFNRHVFVDILLQGNLSDQQILEDTMIFTLAGCIITANLCTWAVYFLTTSEDVQQNLYKEVDRILGKGPITLEKIEQLRYCRQVLCETVRTAKLTPIAAQLQELEGRVDQHTIPKEALVLYALGVMLQDSSSWPSPYKFDPERFNEESAMKNLSLLGFSGSQECPELRFAYLVTTVLLSVLVRKLYFHPVKGQVMETKYELVTSPKEEAWITVSKRS, from the exons ATGCTGAAGTCCCTCTTGAGATACCAGTCCAGCCTGAATGGGGATACAGGAGAGAGCCACATCAGGAGAAAGCTGTATGAAAACAGTGTGACCAAGTCCTTGCAAAGTAACATTGCTCTCATCCAGAAG CTGTCAGAAGAGCTGCTAGCCAAATGGCTCTCCCTTCCCGAGGCACAACATGTGCCACTCTGCCAGCACATGCTGGGCTTTGCCATGAAGTCTGTCACGCAGACAGCTATGGGCAGCAGCTTTGAAGATGACCGGGAAGTCATCCGATTCCGCAGGCACCATGATGCA ATCTGGTCAGAGATTGGGAAAGGTTTCTTGGATGGGTCTCTTGACAAAAACATGACTAGGAAGAAGCACTATGAAGATG CTCTGGTGGAGATGGAATCCGTCTTAAGGAAAGTTACAAAAGAGCGCCGAGGCAGATCATTCAACAGGCATGTCTTTGTAGACATCTTGCTGCAAGGGAATCTGAGTGACCAGCAG ATTCTGGAAGACACAATGATTTTCACCCTGGCAGGATGCATAATCACTGCTAACT TGTGTACCTGGGCAGTCTATTTCCTGACAACCTCAGAAGATGTCCAGCAGAATCTCTACAAGGAGGTGGACCGCATTCTGGGGAAGGGACCAATTACACTTGAGAAAATTGAGCAGCTCAG ATACTGTCGGCAAGTCCTGTGTGAGACAGTGCGAACAGCAAAGCTGACTCCCAttgctgcacagctgcaggagctggagggcaGAGTCGACCAACACACTATCCCCAAAGAG gCACTTGTGCTTTATGCTCTTGGTGTGATGCTGCAGGATAGTTCATCTTGGCCATCACCATACAA gTTTGACCCAGAGAGATTCAATGAGGAATCAGCCATGAAAAACCTGTCCTTGTTGGGTTTTTCAGGGAGCCAGGAGTGCCCGGAGCTGAG GTTTGCCTATCTGGTGACTACAGTCCTGCTGAGTGTGCTGGTAAGGAAACTGTACTTCCACCCAGTGAAAGGACAAGTCATGGAGACAAAATATGAACTGGTAACCTCACCAAAGGAGGAAGCCTGGATAACGGTGTCCAAGAGAAGCTAA